The following are from one region of the Arachis duranensis cultivar V14167 chromosome 10, aradu.V14167.gnm2.J7QH, whole genome shotgun sequence genome:
- the LOC107470355 gene encoding uncharacterized protein LOC107470355: MDRYQRVEKPKADSPINENEIRITTQGRMRNYITYATTLLQEKGSEEIVLKAMGRAINKTVMIAELIKRRIVGLHQNTQIGSTDITDTWEPLEEGLLPLETTRHVSMITITLSKKELDTSSTGYQIPLPADQVKPLNEYEEEGEGSPRMRGRGRGRGRGRGRGMYNGGMEYGDGWDGGRGYGGRGRGRGRGRSFRGRGRGYGAQPVGYYDYGEYDAPPPAPRGRGRGRGRGRGRGRNIRDGAGRGAAA, encoded by the exons ATGGATAGGTATCAGAGGGTGGAGAAGCCCAAGGCAGATAGCCCTATCAACGAGAACGAGATACGCATCACTACACAAGGCAGGATGAGGAACTACATCACCTACGCCACCACTCTCCTTCAG GAGAAAGGATCTGAGGAAATTGTTCTTAAAGCAATGGGACGTGCTATCAATAAGACTGTGATGATTGCTGAGCTGATCAAG AGAAGGATTGTAGGTCTGCATCAGAACACACAAATCGGATCAACTGATATAACTGACACATGGGAGCCACTAGAAGAAGGCCTTCTTCC TTTGGAGACTACTCGTCATGTTTCAATGATCACAATTACTTTGTCAAAGAAAGAATTGGATACATCCTCGACAGG GTACCAAATTCCTCTTCCAGCTGATCAAGTAAAACCTCTAAATGAATATGAAGAGGAAGGAG AAGGCTCACCAAGGATGCGAGGAAGAGGTCGAGGTCGTGGAAGGGGTAGGGGCAGAG GAATGTACAATGGGGGTATGGAATATGGTGATGGTTGGGATGGTGGGCGAGGATATGGTGGCAGAGGGCGTGGCCGTGGAAGGGGTCGTAGTTTCCGGGGACGAGGACGTGGCTATGGTGCCCAGCCAGTTGGGTACTACGACTATGGTGAATATGATGCACCACCACCTGCCCCACGTG GCCGTGGTCGTGGAAGGGGAAGAGGCCGTGGACGTGGTCGTAATATTAGAGATGGAGCAGGCCGGGGAGCAGCTGCTTGA